A section of the Kribbella sp. HUAS MG21 genome encodes:
- a CDS encoding CaiB/BaiF CoA-transferase family protein, with translation MHPDADLLTGVQVLDLTNVLAGPFAGYQLALMGAEVIKIEVPGSGDLARNLGGDPELSKDGLGISFLAQNAGKRSLTLNLKSPAGREVFERLVRKADVLLENFRPGVLERLGFGPDVLRSLNPGLVYCAVSGFGQTGPMRGRAAYDQIIQGLSGIMSVTGTPETAPLRTGFPIADTLGGYAAAFAISAALVKRARTGAGSFLDVSMLETAVAAMGWVVSDYLVGGRKPGAMGNENATSAPSGTFRTADGALNIAANKQEQYAELCTALGRPELITDERFVTRETRKQHRTELRDELEKTLTEQPAAHWDELLANSGVPVAPVLTVEQTLNLSQLAERELLHTVEMPDGRDRELRVLGSSVHVDGHAVGPSTRPPRLGEHTAEILTELGYTPDEIAALRAEGTT, from the coding sequence GTGCATCCTGACGCGGACCTCTTGACCGGCGTGCAGGTGCTCGACCTGACCAACGTGCTCGCCGGACCGTTCGCCGGATACCAGCTGGCGCTGATGGGCGCCGAGGTGATCAAGATCGAGGTGCCCGGCTCCGGCGATCTCGCGCGCAACCTCGGCGGCGACCCGGAGCTGTCGAAGGACGGCCTCGGGATCTCGTTCCTCGCCCAGAACGCGGGGAAGCGGTCGCTGACGCTCAACCTCAAGAGCCCCGCCGGGCGCGAGGTGTTCGAGCGGCTGGTGCGCAAGGCCGACGTACTGCTGGAGAACTTCCGGCCCGGGGTGCTCGAGCGGCTCGGGTTCGGTCCCGACGTACTGCGATCACTCAACCCCGGGCTGGTGTACTGCGCGGTGTCGGGCTTCGGGCAGACGGGGCCGATGCGCGGCCGGGCGGCGTACGACCAGATCATCCAGGGGCTGTCGGGGATCATGAGCGTCACCGGCACGCCGGAGACCGCGCCGTTGCGGACCGGGTTCCCGATCGCGGACACGCTCGGCGGGTACGCCGCCGCGTTCGCGATCTCGGCGGCGCTGGTGAAGCGGGCCCGGACCGGCGCCGGCAGCTTCCTCGACGTCTCGATGCTGGAGACGGCGGTCGCGGCGATGGGCTGGGTGGTGTCGGACTACCTGGTCGGCGGCCGCAAACCCGGTGCCATGGGCAACGAGAACGCCACGTCGGCGCCGTCCGGGACGTTCCGGACCGCGGACGGCGCGCTGAACATCGCCGCCAACAAGCAGGAGCAGTACGCCGAACTCTGCACGGCGCTCGGGCGGCCGGAGCTGATCACCGACGAGCGCTTCGTGACCCGTGAGACGCGCAAGCAGCACCGTACCGAACTCCGCGACGAGCTGGAGAAGACACTGACGGAGCAGCCCGCCGCCCACTGGGACGAGCTGCTGGCGAATTCCGGCGTACCTGTCGCTCCGGTGCTGACGGTCGAGCAGACGTTGAACCTGTCGCAGCTGGCCGAGCGCGAGCTGCTGCACACGGTCGAGATGCCGGACGGGCGCGATCGGGAGCTGCGGGTGCTCGGCAGCAGTGTGCATGTCGACGGGCACGCGGTCGGTCCGTCCACGCGGCCGCCGCGGCTGGGGGAGCACACCGCGGAGATCCTCACCGAACTCGGCTACACCCCGGACGAGATCGCCGCACTGCGAGCGGAAGGGACGACATGA
- a CDS encoding SDR family NAD(P)-dependent oxidoreductase: MVTGKRPIGWPLLVALTNGRTRVSEDRLAAAVRGKVVLVTGSSYGIGEATARRLAAAGAAVLLVARTEDQLQVVADEIRAAGGSAYVYPANLADPAAVEELARTVLAEHERVDVLVNNAGKSIRRSIADTYQRFHDIERTNAVNYLGPAKLVLELLPSMRERRSGHIVNVSTAGVRTPPMARWSAYLASKSAFDVWLRCVAQEVRGDGVTTSTVYMGLVHTRMSEPTPLLNKMPGLTPEQAADQVCTAVAERPHNITPPFVRPADAVGNLLRVPTDRLFELYFRRTGGGKKR, translated from the coding sequence ATGGTGACTGGGAAGCGTCCGATCGGGTGGCCGTTGCTTGTCGCGCTGACCAACGGGCGCACCAGGGTTTCCGAGGACCGGCTCGCCGCGGCCGTGCGGGGCAAGGTGGTGCTGGTCACCGGTTCGTCGTACGGGATCGGCGAGGCGACGGCCCGGCGACTGGCCGCGGCCGGTGCGGCGGTGCTGCTCGTCGCGCGGACGGAGGATCAACTGCAAGTGGTGGCCGACGAGATCCGGGCCGCCGGCGGGTCGGCGTACGTGTATCCGGCGAATCTCGCGGACCCGGCCGCGGTCGAAGAGCTGGCCCGGACGGTGCTCGCGGAGCACGAGCGGGTCGACGTCCTGGTGAACAACGCCGGCAAGTCGATCCGGCGGTCGATCGCGGACACGTACCAGCGCTTCCACGACATCGAGCGGACCAACGCAGTCAACTACCTCGGCCCCGCGAAGCTCGTCCTCGAACTGCTGCCGTCGATGCGCGAACGCCGGTCGGGTCACATCGTTAACGTGTCGACGGCCGGCGTGCGGACGCCGCCGATGGCGCGCTGGTCGGCGTACCTGGCGTCGAAGAGCGCGTTCGACGTCTGGCTGCGCTGTGTGGCGCAGGAGGTGCGCGGCGACGGGGTCACGACCTCGACCGTCTACATGGGCCTCGTGCACACGCGGATGAGTGAACCGACGCCACTGCTCAACAAGATGCCCGGGCTGACGCCGGAGCAGGCCGCCGACCAGGTGTGTACGGCGGTGGCGGAGCGGCCGCACAACATCACGCCGCCGTTCGTCCGCCCGGCCGATGCCGTCGGCAACCTGTTGCGGGTGCCGACCGACCGGCTGTTCGAGTTGTACTTCCGGCGGACGGGAGGCGGGAAGAAGCGATGA
- a CDS encoding LLM class flavin-dependent oxidoreductase, which yields MVELQVVLPDESATMPPERLVELATAAEELGYGTAWLPDHLLPPGEFGPTYGGVYEPLVTIGYLAARTRTIRFGTSVLVLPLRSPYVVAKQAATLHRLSGERLVLGIGAGWAQEEFAAVGAVFEERGRRTDESLGIIRDLFEGRDRGGVFEPKLRAPLPIMIGGTTVPALRRAARYGDEWQGLGLDGAGFAAAVSRLRSFGDRPIKVGTRLDWSAGEPGAVLESAHELVAAGAETLAVSFGDESGALDRMTKFRELFTAV from the coding sequence ATGGTCGAACTCCAGGTCGTCCTCCCGGACGAGTCAGCGACGATGCCGCCCGAACGACTGGTCGAACTGGCGACCGCCGCGGAGGAGCTCGGCTACGGCACGGCGTGGCTGCCCGACCACCTGCTCCCACCGGGGGAGTTCGGCCCGACGTACGGCGGGGTGTACGAACCGCTCGTCACGATCGGGTACCTCGCGGCCCGCACGCGGACGATCCGGTTCGGTACGTCGGTGCTCGTATTGCCGCTGCGGAGCCCGTACGTCGTCGCGAAGCAGGCGGCGACGCTGCATCGGCTGTCCGGCGAACGCCTCGTCCTGGGGATCGGCGCTGGGTGGGCGCAGGAGGAGTTCGCGGCGGTCGGCGCTGTCTTCGAGGAGCGCGGCCGGCGTACGGACGAATCGCTCGGGATCATCCGCGATCTCTTCGAAGGGCGGGACCGCGGCGGGGTGTTCGAACCCAAGCTCCGGGCGCCGCTGCCGATCATGATCGGCGGGACGACGGTGCCCGCGTTGCGCCGGGCGGCGCGCTACGGTGACGAGTGGCAGGGCCTGGGCCTGGACGGCGCCGGCTTCGCAGCCGCGGTTTCGCGGTTGCGGTCGTTCGGCGACCGGCCGATCAAGGTCGGTACCCGCCTCGACTGGTCCGCGGGTGAGCCCGGCGCGGTGCTCGAGTCGGCGCACGAGCTCGTCGCGGCCGGGGCCGAGACGCTGGCGGTGTCGTTCGGCGACGAGAGCGGGGCGCTCGACCGGATGACGAAGTTCCGGGAGCTGTTCACGGCGGTGTGA
- a CDS encoding helix-turn-helix transcriptional regulator, with the protein MERSTEVADFLRTRRAAIAPDQAGLPEDGRTRRVPGLRRDEVARLAGVSTEYYTRLEQGRAGNPSAEVLDALARALQLDATEREHLNDLLTRRAPVRRTPASPQRVRPGLYLMLQTLEHVPAFILGRRTDVLATNRLARAVLTDFDALPATRRNLARYYLLDPEARERVGDWERIAAETVAMLRLEAGRYPNDRQLADLVGELTLQSPEFSGWWNDHRVLRRTHGAKLYHHPIAGDLEFAYESFQVPGDAEQTLCVYQVEPGSPTADGLRLLASWTAPQPATD; encoded by the coding sequence ATGGAACGCAGTACCGAGGTAGCGGACTTCCTGCGCACGCGGCGAGCCGCGATCGCGCCCGACCAGGCAGGACTGCCCGAGGACGGACGCACGCGACGGGTGCCCGGACTGCGCCGCGACGAGGTTGCCCGGCTGGCAGGCGTCAGCACCGAGTACTACACCCGCCTCGAACAAGGCAGGGCCGGCAACCCGTCGGCCGAGGTCCTCGACGCACTCGCCCGCGCGCTGCAGCTGGACGCGACCGAACGCGAACACCTCAACGACCTGCTCACCCGGAGGGCACCGGTACGCCGTACGCCCGCCAGCCCGCAGCGCGTCCGGCCCGGGCTCTACCTGATGCTGCAGACCCTCGAACACGTCCCGGCGTTCATCCTCGGCCGCCGAACCGACGTCCTGGCCACCAACCGGCTGGCCCGCGCGGTGCTGACCGACTTCGACGCGCTGCCGGCCACCCGTCGCAACCTGGCGCGGTACTACCTGCTCGATCCCGAGGCCCGCGAGCGGGTCGGCGACTGGGAGCGGATCGCCGCCGAGACGGTCGCGATGCTCCGCCTGGAAGCAGGCCGGTACCCGAACGACCGCCAACTCGCCGATCTCGTCGGCGAGCTGACGTTGCAGTCGCCCGAGTTCAGCGGCTGGTGGAACGACCACCGCGTCCTGCGCCGCACGCACGGCGCGAAGCTCTACCACCACCCGATCGCCGGCGACCTGGAGTTCGCGTACGAGTCGTTCCAGGTGCCGGGCGACGCCGAGCAGACCCTGTGCGTCTACCAGGTCGAGCCGGGTTCGCCGACCGCGGACGGCCTGCGGCTGCTCGCCAGCTGGACCGCTCCGCAACCCGCGACCGACTGA
- a CDS encoding helix-turn-helix domain-containing protein, whose protein sequence is MSRQLTAVGPHVIAVLALEPVVGFDLTIPPTVFGAATKADGGKLYDVRICGLGGPVHASAGFTLVPGHGPEALAEADTVIIPGTYIAQPRYEGTLPDDLAAALATIRPGTRIASICTGAFVLGAAGYLDGRPATTHWRRAELFRSVYPQVNLDEDRLFVDDGDVLTSAGLAAGVDLCLHLIRRDFGSEVANRAARHCVVPPWRDGGQSQYIERAVPEEGSEGTSPTRAWALERLAEEISLAAMAAHARMSVRTFSRRFKAETGQSPGTWLLQQRVRHACQLLETTGLSVDRVAEEAGLGTAASLRHHLRSELGVSPLAYRKTFRAG, encoded by the coding sequence ATGAGTCGTCAGTTGACCGCCGTCGGACCGCACGTGATCGCCGTCCTAGCGCTGGAGCCCGTGGTCGGGTTCGACCTGACCATCCCACCGACCGTGTTCGGCGCCGCCACCAAGGCCGACGGCGGCAAGCTGTACGACGTCCGCATCTGCGGCCTCGGCGGACCGGTGCACGCGAGCGCCGGGTTCACGCTGGTCCCGGGCCACGGCCCGGAGGCGCTCGCCGAGGCGGACACCGTGATCATCCCCGGCACCTACATCGCCCAGCCGCGGTACGAGGGCACGCTGCCCGACGACCTGGCAGCCGCGCTCGCGACGATCCGGCCCGGCACCCGGATCGCATCGATCTGCACCGGGGCGTTCGTGCTCGGCGCCGCCGGGTACCTCGACGGCCGGCCCGCGACGACGCATTGGCGGCGCGCCGAGCTGTTCCGCAGCGTGTACCCGCAGGTGAACCTCGACGAGGACCGCCTGTTCGTCGACGACGGCGACGTACTGACGTCGGCCGGGCTCGCCGCAGGCGTCGATCTCTGCCTGCACCTGATCCGGCGCGACTTCGGCAGCGAGGTCGCGAACCGGGCCGCCCGGCACTGCGTCGTGCCGCCGTGGCGGGACGGCGGGCAGTCGCAGTACATCGAGCGCGCCGTACCGGAGGAAGGCAGTGAGGGTACGTCGCCCACCCGGGCCTGGGCGCTCGAACGGCTCGCCGAGGAGATCAGCCTCGCGGCGATGGCCGCCCACGCGCGGATGAGCGTGCGCACGTTCAGCCGCCGCTTCAAGGCCGAGACCGGCCAGTCCCCCGGCACCTGGCTCCTCCAGCAGCGCGTGCGGCACGCGTGCCAGCTGCTCGAGACGACCGGCCTGTCCGTCGACCGCGTCGCCGAGGAGGCCGGCCTGGGCACGGCAGCCTCCCTGCGACACCACCTGCGGTCCGAGCTGGGCGTCTCCCCACTCGCCTACCGCAAGACGTTCCGGGCGGGCTGA
- a CDS encoding Xaa-Pro peptidase family protein, with product MARRSAPPPVPAAAVLRSRLDRARQAAAGTGLVIAPGSDLRYLIGQPGGSFERLTALVIPADGAPALVVPKLEAPGYDGLPLAELGVEVVTWVDGVDPYALAAERLGGSERIAVSDFTPALHVLGIRDALPKAEQMLAGPIVRELRMRKDAAEIEALRKAGAAIDRVHARVGEWLRPGRTEAAVGADIAAAIVEEGHTEADFVIVASGPNGASPHHALSDRVIEAGDVVVVDIGGPVAEGYNSDSTRTYSVGIPRDADVAATYAVLQQAQQAAVDAVRPGATAESIDAAARDVITAAGFGEYFIHRTGHGIGLDVHEEPYIVAGNTLPLEPGMAFSVEPGIYQTGRWGARIEDIVVVTADGVEPMNKRPHELVEL from the coding sequence ATGGCCCGTCGCTCAGCACCTCCGCCCGTTCCCGCTGCCGCCGTCCTCCGTTCCCGCCTGGATCGCGCCCGCCAGGCCGCGGCCGGCACCGGTCTGGTGATCGCGCCGGGCTCCGACCTGCGGTACCTGATCGGTCAGCCGGGCGGCTCGTTCGAGCGCCTCACCGCGCTGGTCATCCCGGCCGACGGCGCGCCGGCCCTGGTCGTGCCGAAGCTCGAGGCGCCCGGGTACGACGGCCTGCCGCTCGCGGAGCTCGGCGTCGAGGTCGTCACGTGGGTGGACGGTGTCGACCCGTACGCGCTCGCCGCCGAGCGGCTCGGCGGGTCGGAGCGGATCGCGGTCAGTGACTTCACGCCGGCGCTGCACGTGCTGGGCATCCGGGACGCGCTGCCGAAGGCCGAGCAGATGCTGGCCGGGCCGATCGTGCGCGAGCTGCGGATGCGCAAGGACGCCGCCGAGATCGAGGCGCTGCGGAAGGCGGGCGCGGCGATCGACCGCGTGCACGCCCGAGTCGGCGAGTGGCTGCGTCCCGGACGGACCGAGGCCGCGGTGGGCGCCGACATCGCCGCCGCGATCGTCGAGGAGGGCCACACCGAGGCCGACTTCGTGATCGTCGCGAGCGGTCCGAACGGCGCCAGCCCGCACCACGCGCTGTCCGACCGGGTGATCGAGGCAGGCGACGTGGTGGTCGTCGACATCGGCGGTCCCGTTGCCGAGGGCTACAACTCCGACTCCACCCGGACGTACTCCGTCGGCATACCGCGGGACGCCGACGTCGCCGCGACGTACGCCGTACTGCAGCAGGCTCAGCAGGCGGCGGTCGACGCGGTCCGGCCCGGCGCGACCGCCGAGTCGATCGACGCGGCCGCGCGGGACGTGATCACGGCGGCCGGGTTCGGCGAGTACTTCATCCACCGGACCGGCCACGGCATCGGGCTGGACGTGCACGAGGAGCCGTACATCGTCGCCGGCAACACGCTGCCGCTGGAGCCGGGCATGGCCTTCAGCGTCGAGCCAGGCATCTACCAGACCGGCCGCTGGGGCGCCCGCATCGAGGACATCGTCGTGGTCACCGCCGACGGCGTCGAACCGATGAACAAGCGCCCGCACGAGCTGGTGGAGCTCTGA
- a CDS encoding SDR family oxidoreductase: MTVHAVSKPLAGRVAVITGASSGIGEATAEHLAGLGATVVVLARRADRLRDLVTRIEKDGGTALALAADVTDAAAVQAAADRVQAELGGADLLFNNAGVMLPAPVEERATEQWQQQIDLNITGLMNVIGAFTPQLVAAAAERGVADLINTSSIAAQNIFPTFAVYSGTKAYVSHLSRHLRAELGPKNVRVSALEPGIVGTELQSHVTDVGALEWLDGSRQAMEWLTADDIAQAVGFVASQPPRVNFQQLTIMPTAQTS; the protein is encoded by the coding sequence ATGACTGTGCACGCTGTCTCCAAGCCTCTCGCCGGCCGGGTCGCCGTGATCACCGGAGCGTCGAGCGGCATCGGCGAGGCCACAGCGGAACATCTGGCCGGACTCGGCGCGACCGTCGTCGTCCTGGCCCGGCGGGCGGACCGTCTGCGTGACCTCGTGACACGCATCGAGAAGGACGGTGGGACCGCACTGGCGCTGGCAGCCGACGTGACCGACGCGGCCGCGGTACAGGCCGCCGCCGATCGTGTCCAGGCCGAGCTGGGCGGCGCCGACCTGCTCTTCAACAACGCGGGCGTGATGCTCCCGGCACCCGTCGAGGAGCGCGCGACCGAGCAGTGGCAGCAGCAGATCGACCTCAACATCACCGGTCTGATGAACGTCATCGGCGCCTTCACGCCGCAGCTGGTCGCGGCCGCCGCCGAGCGCGGTGTCGCGGACCTGATCAACACCTCCTCGATCGCGGCGCAGAACATCTTCCCGACCTTCGCGGTCTACTCCGGCACCAAGGCGTACGTCAGCCACCTGTCCCGCCACCTGCGCGCCGAGCTCGGCCCGAAGAACGTCCGGGTCTCGGCCCTCGAGCCCGGCATCGTGGGCACCGAACTGCAGAGCCACGTCACCGACGTCGGCGCGCTGGAGTGGCTCGACGGCTCCCGGCAGGCGATGGAGTGGTTGACCGCCGACGACATCGCGCAGGCGGTCGGCTTCGTCGCGAGTCAGCCGCCGCGGGTCAACTTCCAGCAGCTCACGATCATGCCGACCGCCCAGACCAGCTGA
- a CDS encoding citryl-CoA lyase produces the protein MSTDELAPGRKEGADWWATAISDIRPGVIRFHGYPIEELIGAVSFPQMVWLMVRGELPTPGEARLLEQTLVAAVDHGPQAPSIAATRMAVSCGLAVNNAIATGVNLLGDVHGGAGQQCLEMLYGLDASDPAAAAGEVVASYKARKAYVPGFGHRFHPRDPRRDPLIAAAQQAVADGTISGRYLELALAVETALDPVPMNVDGATATIYAELGVPAELARGLFVLSRSVGLLAHAHEQQQQPTRIKGPLPKPVTPTYTGHPPRSL, from the coding sequence ATGAGCACCGACGAGCTGGCGCCGGGTCGCAAGGAGGGCGCGGACTGGTGGGCGACCGCGATCTCGGACATCCGGCCCGGGGTGATCCGGTTCCACGGCTACCCGATCGAGGAACTGATCGGCGCAGTCAGCTTCCCGCAGATGGTCTGGTTGATGGTCCGCGGCGAGCTGCCGACGCCGGGGGAGGCGCGGCTGCTCGAGCAGACGCTGGTGGCCGCCGTCGACCACGGTCCGCAGGCGCCGTCGATCGCCGCGACGCGGATGGCTGTGTCGTGCGGGCTCGCGGTCAACAACGCGATCGCCACCGGCGTCAACCTGCTCGGTGACGTCCACGGCGGCGCCGGGCAGCAATGTCTGGAGATGCTGTACGGGCTGGATGCGAGCGATCCGGCAGCAGCTGCCGGTGAAGTGGTTGCGTCGTACAAGGCCCGCAAGGCCTACGTGCCGGGCTTCGGCCACCGCTTCCATCCACGCGACCCGCGCCGCGATCCGCTGATCGCCGCCGCGCAGCAAGCAGTTGCCGACGGCACCATCAGCGGCCGGTACCTGGAACTCGCGCTCGCCGTGGAGACCGCGCTGGACCCGGTCCCGATGAACGTCGACGGCGCAACGGCAACCATCTACGCCGAGCTGGGCGTCCCCGCCGAACTCGCGCGCGGTCTCTTCGTCCTGTCCCGCTCCGTAGGCCTGCTAGCCCACGCCCACGAACAGCAACAACAGCCGACCCGCATCAAAGGCCCGCTTCCGAAGCCCGTCACCCCCACCTACACCGGCCACCCACCCCGCTCACTCTGA
- a CDS encoding AMP-binding protein: protein MRTIRPIRPIRPPEWLVRSAAEVGGLSVALIRSGVWRSAGPAQLVQIERALRTWGQSMAVLGVVAAIRYPDRPAVITGDDQVTYAELDRRCERIAAGLQAQYGIVAGSKVAVLCRNHRGFLEATLAASRVGADVLFVNTEFAAPQLRAVLERQRPDLVVHDAEFTVPGELPAVGSDLEALAGSTAQPAAPPERVGHITILTSGTTGTPKAAPRTPTALGLAGLTGSALSRFGIRAGEPMVICPPLFHGMGLLTSMLALFLGSPLVLRPRFDPATVLADVEATRAGSVVAVPVMLRRLLDLGPTAIADYDLRSLRAVVSGASQLGAPLAERFIERFGPVLCDAYGSSEVGIATIATSADLLAAPSTVGRPCLGSSIRILDDRDRVVPVGTTGRIFAGGGLVFGGYSDGSSKTVVDGRMSTGDLGHLDGAGRLFVDGREDDMIVSGGENVYPVEVEQCLAAHPAVAEAVVTGVPDDEFGQRLIAYVVLHEPATEDELIAHVKSNLARYKTPRQVVVLDEFPRNATGKVLRNRLTPP from the coding sequence ATGAGGACGATCCGCCCGATCCGCCCGATCCGGCCGCCGGAGTGGTTGGTGCGGAGTGCGGCCGAGGTCGGCGGGCTGTCGGTGGCGCTGATCAGGTCCGGGGTGTGGCGGTCGGCCGGACCGGCGCAGCTGGTCCAGATCGAGCGCGCGCTGCGGACCTGGGGCCAGTCGATGGCCGTGCTCGGCGTCGTCGCCGCGATCCGCTACCCGGACCGGCCGGCGGTGATCACCGGCGACGACCAGGTCACGTACGCCGAGCTGGACCGCCGCTGCGAGCGGATCGCGGCCGGACTGCAGGCGCAGTACGGGATCGTTGCCGGGAGCAAGGTCGCCGTCCTGTGCCGGAACCATCGCGGATTCCTGGAGGCGACGCTCGCGGCGTCGCGGGTGGGCGCGGACGTGCTGTTCGTGAACACCGAGTTCGCCGCACCGCAGCTCCGGGCGGTGCTCGAGCGGCAGCGGCCGGACCTCGTCGTGCACGACGCCGAGTTCACGGTCCCGGGCGAGCTGCCGGCGGTCGGGTCCGATCTGGAGGCGCTCGCCGGGAGTACGGCGCAGCCGGCCGCTCCGCCCGAGCGAGTCGGCCACATCACGATCCTCACCTCCGGGACAACCGGGACGCCGAAGGCCGCGCCGCGAACGCCCACCGCGCTCGGGCTGGCGGGGTTGACCGGGAGCGCGCTGAGCCGGTTCGGGATCCGCGCCGGGGAGCCGATGGTGATCTGCCCGCCGTTGTTCCACGGGATGGGCCTGCTGACGTCGATGCTCGCCCTGTTCCTCGGCTCCCCACTGGTACTGCGACCGCGCTTCGACCCGGCGACCGTGCTGGCCGATGTCGAGGCCACGCGCGCCGGTTCGGTCGTGGCCGTGCCGGTGATGCTGCGCCGGCTGCTCGACCTGGGGCCGACGGCGATCGCGGACTACGACCTGCGGTCGCTGCGAGCGGTGGTGTCCGGCGCCTCCCAGCTCGGTGCGCCGCTGGCGGAACGGTTCATCGAGCGGTTCGGGCCGGTGCTGTGCGACGCGTACGGGTCGAGTGAGGTCGGGATCGCGACGATCGCGACCTCCGCGGATCTGCTGGCCGCGCCGAGCACCGTCGGCCGGCCGTGCCTGGGCAGCTCGATCCGGATCCTGGACGACCGGGACCGCGTCGTACCGGTCGGCACCACCGGGCGGATCTTCGCCGGCGGCGGGCTGGTGTTCGGCGGGTACTCCGACGGGTCGAGCAAGACCGTGGTCGACGGCCGGATGAGCACCGGCGACCTCGGGCACCTCGACGGCGCCGGGCGGCTGTTCGTCGACGGGCGCGAGGACGACATGATCGTCTCCGGCGGCGAGAACGTGTACCCGGTCGAGGTCGAGCAGTGCCTCGCCGCACACCCCGCGGTCGCCGAGGCGGTCGTCACCGGTGTCCCCGACGACGAGTTCGGCCAGCGGCTGATCGCCTACGTCGTACTCCACGAGCCGGCCACCGAGGACGAGCTGATCGCCCACGTGAAGTCGAACCTGGCCCGCTACAAGACCCCGCGGCAGGTCGTCGTCCTCGACGAGTTCCCCCGCAACGCGACCGGCAAGGTCCTCCGCAACCGCCTCACACCGCCGTGA
- a CDS encoding alpha/beta hydrolase has product MALHFVSHGEGVPVLALHGWTPDHRLMTGCLEPIFEQLPGYRRLYPDLPGMGQSPAGDIDSSDGIMAALREFVAEQIGDEPFLLIGESYGGYLARGLVAERPGQILGVAMICPTGVLWHKDRRLPEHVVLRTEPGVLETVGADEDYTELAVVQSAETLAAYRSDVAPGLAVADEEALERIQKNWALTTAPESGPPYQRPALILCGRQDAVTGYEDQYDLLPHYPRATYAVVDVAGHNLQIEQPALLEAFVREWLQRAATE; this is encoded by the coding sequence ATGGCACTGCACTTCGTGTCCCACGGCGAAGGTGTTCCGGTTCTCGCACTGCACGGATGGACGCCGGACCACCGGCTGATGACCGGTTGCCTCGAGCCGATCTTCGAGCAACTCCCCGGCTACCGCAGGCTGTACCCGGACCTGCCCGGCATGGGCCAGAGCCCGGCCGGTGACATCGACAGCTCGGACGGCATCATGGCCGCGCTGCGCGAGTTCGTCGCCGAGCAGATCGGCGACGAGCCGTTCCTGCTGATCGGCGAGTCGTACGGCGGCTATCTCGCCCGCGGGCTCGTCGCCGAGCGGCCCGGGCAGATCCTCGGCGTGGCGATGATCTGCCCGACCGGCGTGCTGTGGCACAAGGACCGCCGGCTGCCCGAACACGTCGTACTGCGGACCGAGCCCGGCGTCCTCGAAACCGTGGGAGCGGACGAGGACTACACCGAGCTCGCGGTCGTGCAGTCGGCTGAGACGCTGGCGGCATACCGATCGGATGTGGCCCCCGGGCTCGCGGTCGCGGACGAGGAGGCGCTCGAGCGGATCCAGAAGAACTGGGCGCTGACGACCGCGCCGGAGAGCGGCCCGCCGTACCAGCGGCCGGCGTTGATCCTGTGCGGCCGGCAGGACGCCGTCACCGGGTACGAGGACCAGTACGACCTGCTCCCCCACTATCCGCGGGCCACTTACGCGGTGGTGGATGTGGCCGGCCACAATCTCCAGATCGAGCAGCCCGCGTTGCTCGAGGCCTTCGTCCGCGAATGGCTGCAGCGCGCCGCCACGGAGTGA